CTCACGATGGCTCTTTGTTCCATTTTATTTACTTCGCAAAAAATTTACTTCTTTTATACAGATAAAGCACTAGTAAATAAAGAATGATCGTAAAAGTAGTGATTCCGAAAAATCCTGTGAAATGAGTCAATAATATTCCGCCTAAAATTCCACTAATGGTCGTGCCTAAGTACATTGCTGCATTTGAAAGCGAGGACACGGTACTTCTTGCTGTCGTTGTTGTGCTTTGTAAGGTTGTCATAAAGATTGGGAAGACAAAGCCATTAAGCAGGAAAACTACTGCTAACATACCAACTGCCATCTCAATATTCGGTGAAAAAGGTGTAATGACATACAAAACGCAAAGGATGAGTAGGCCAATCAATAAAGATTTTGAAAGTCCCCATTTAGCAATGAGTTTATTTCCAAACAAAGTACCAATCAAGTTACCTACGCCAATAATAATCATTGCAGTTCCAATTTCAGAAACACTTAATCCAAAGTCCTTTGCAAACCAGGTCCCAATAAAGCTCAAAACAGCAAAATTTCCTGTTTGAAAAAGCAGATAAGCCACAAGATATTGAACGGTCTTTTGATTTTTCAACACTTCGGCATAAGTTTCAAAAATTCCCTTGCTTTTATCTAATTGTCCAGCAGTATTGAGGCTTGGAATCACAAAATTGATAATGAGCAACAAAACTATACTGAATGCTGAGATGAGATAAAAAGGTGCTCGCCAAGAAACGGATGCCAAGTAAGCTCCAATAGGTACTCCCAAGAGTTGTGATGCTGCTAGACCAGTGCTGGCAATTCCCATCATTTGAACAATTTTTTCTTTGGGCGATACCACAGGAATACTTGCCCAAACCTGAGGTGTCACAAAAGACGCACTGACTCCCGCACAAAATCGGAAAATTATCATCAGAGTAAAATTGGTCGCAAAACTACACAAAAAGGTTGAAATAGCAAAAGCAAGAAATCCAATTAACATGACTTTCTTACGGTCTCGTCCATCAGAAATTGGGCCACTAATGAGAGCGAAAACGGCATAACCTATTGCATAGGCACTGACCATCCACCCAGAAATACTTGGGTTAATCTTGTACAAATTTGATAATGTTGGCAGTAACGGGGAAATCAGAAAAGTATCCGTTCCAATTA
The DNA window shown above is from Lactococcus sp. S-13 and carries:
- a CDS encoding MFS transporter; the protein is MRKYGLIFFLVMFLIGTDTFLISPLLPTLSNLYKINPSISGWMVSAYAIGYAVFALISGPISDGRDRKKVMLIGFLAFAISTFLCSFATNFTLMIIFRFCAGVSASFVTPQVWASIPVVSPKEKIVQMMGIASTGLAASQLLGVPIGAYLASVSWRAPFYLISAFSIVLLLIINFVIPSLNTAGQLDKSKGIFETYAEVLKNQKTVQYLVAYLLFQTGNFAVLSFIGTWFAKDFGLSVSEIGTAMIIIGVGNLIGTLFGNKLIAKWGLSKSLLIGLLILCVLYVITPFSPNIEMAVGMLAVVFLLNGFVFPIFMTTLQSTTTTARSTVSSLSNAAMYLGTTISGILGGILLTHFTGFFGITTFTIILYLLVLYLYKRSKFFAK